Below is a genomic region from Argiope bruennichi chromosome 11, qqArgBrue1.1, whole genome shotgun sequence.
CTCCATGAGGCGTTCGAAGGTAGCTGGTGCATTACAGAGACCAAACGGCATGACCTTAAACTGCCAAAGTCCTTGTCCTCCTGTCGTGAATGCTGTCTTTTCACGGTCTTCAGGATGTATCTCTATTTGCCAATAACCGCTTTTCAAATCCAAGGTAGAGAACCACTTGTTTCCGCTAAGAATGTCTAACTTGTCATCGATTCGTGGAAGTGGATAACTGTCCTTTTTTGTGACATCATTGAGCCGTCGATAGTCTACACAAAATCTCGTAGATCCATCTTTCTTTCGGGCTAACACGATGGGAGAAGCCCAGGGACTCGACGAAGGCTCGATGACATCTCGTTCCTGCATGTTCCTTAGTAGATCTTTAACTTCTGTTGTCTTAGCAATTGGTAGTCTTCGGGGATTCTGTTTAATAGGAGAGTGATTCCCAGTTTCAATTCGATGTTGAGCCAATTTCGTTCTCCCGAGGTCACCAGATGTACAGGAAAACAGTTCCTCGTATTCGTCAATAAGCATCCATGCTACACTTTTCTGTTCCTCATTCAATTCAGTGGGCTTCAACAGATTCAGTTCGAGTTCTTTAGAAGGCTTTTTCGACATGATTTCGGGATGTTTCTGTATACAGGTGACTGGAGCACATGTTGCTAATACGTCGCCTTTCCTGATTGTTTTAGGATTACCAGTTAGATTAACAACTCTGACTGGTACAGTTTCCTTCGAAAGATCTACCAGTGCGGAAGCAACCAATACaccttttggaaaattttcagagTCCGGAAATTCAGTTAGACCATGTCGAAAGTTTTGACTTTTCTCAGCGGCCCCTCTTACAAGCATCTCAATTCGAGCTGGAATAGTAATATCATTTTTACAAGTTATTCGATGACACGGTTCTCTTTCAACAGCTCCTAACTGGAATAACGCTACATCTTCCGAATTTGAGCGTAGCACACTATTCTCaaagtcaattacaaaattatgttttgttaagaAGTCCAAACCGAGTATAAAAATGTCGGTGATTTCGGCTACAAACACGGTATGGCCATATAACACATTTCCAAACTTAATTGTTATATGCATCTTGCCAATAATGGGGATTTTATCCCCTTTCACGGTCTGGAGGGTCACGCAGGGCGGTGTCCGAAGAATTTTTACGCCAAGTTGTTGTGCTAAATCTTGGCGCAAAATGGTGACATTGGCCCCTGTGTCAACGACCATTCGACACGGAAATCCATTTACATTCGCTTCAATAAACAGTCCATTCTCGCTGCTTGATGAAATTTGTAACACTTCAAAATGGGGCTTTTCATTCTCTGGCAACCTCCGCCCCGCGAGACCGCCACTACCTAGTTTTCCTGAGTATTATTCCTCGACAGGCTCCTAGGCCGTTGATCTTGGCGAGCCTGGCATTGCCTTTGGAGATGGCCTTCTGCTCCACATTTCCAGCAACAGgcgttgtttcttttaaatttgcctgTCTCCTCTCCAGACCTCTGCTTCATCCCCCGGAACTCCTCTAACAGTTGTGTCATAACTTTAAGTAAAGGATCCTCATCTCGTTTCACCTCCGCACCTCTGATAAAGTGACGATCCCTTCTCGATGCTTGTTGTGCCGCTTCAAACTTGATCGCGTAGACTAAAGCGGACTTCAGATCCTTAGTTTCCGCCATTCGTAGTGCCTTTTGTATTTCTACGTCTCTGACGCCATCGACGAAATACTGCACAGCTAAAGTCTCTCTTACTTCAGTAGGACAATCGGAGAAGGCGAGGTGGGACAGCTTTTCAATGTCCGTTGCGAGCTCTTGAAGGGTTTCGTTGGGTTTTTGTTGACGAGTCTTTAACTGAAGTCGGCTATAATCCTTCAGGCATTTCTCGCCAAAACGCAACTCTAGGGCACTTGAAAGagcatcaaaatttaactgtTCATTATCGGGAATGGTCCTCAGTATATCTGCAGCTTCGGCTCGGAGAGAAGAAGCCAATTGGCGAGCTTTGGTAATTGGATCCCAGCCATTAGCTTCTGCGACAATGGCGAATTGCGTCTTATACACCTGTCAAGATGTTTGTCCGTCATACGGCAGTAATTTCATACAGGGTCTGTTGACAACAGGCATATATCGAGCATTTTGAGATTGATTTGCAGCAGCCAATCCAAATTCTTGAGGAGTTTCATAGGACTCTCTTGATTCTTCAGTAACTTGAACTTCCATTTCTTgcttcaatttctcaaatttcttttccatttcttctaATCTTCCTTCAAATTCCTCTACTTTAGCATTGGCTACCTTCACGGCGTTATTAATTTCCTTCATCTCAGATTTCATTTCTGCTTGTCCTGCTTTCATTTCGACTTGTCCtgctttcatttctgttttcatttcaacTTGTCCAGCTTTCATTTCTGTCATGAATGACAAAAGTTGCGTTAATTTGTCTTCCAATGCGGATTCTTCCTTCTGCTTTTCTTCCGCAGCTTTCTTACTCTGCTCATTCGTTTCACCAACGTTGTCGGATATACCACCACAACTTTGCTCTCTTTCAAGAGCTTCTCGAAGACGTTCGATCAAGTCATCTTTCAGTCCTGATGTGGGCAAATTCCTCGCCGACAGTTCGTCTTTCAATGCGGCCACAGTGAGTTTCGACAGAGATTCTCGATGAAGATCAGCCATTTTCCTTTATCTTCACTATTCGATCCCACTTCTGACGCCaatttgttacgaatttcctgcgatgtgcttagagtaaattcaataagcagaatccttttaaaaaaaataaataaagctatttatttaacgaagactacaagaataatactgcgcattcaatagctcagtcaccagcctacagcttgcttgctgtctaaggctccaatacaactcctaatctttcgtgcttgtttttatatgctctctgccggaagtgacgtcactaacaggaagttatgtcatattagaaaaatccagaaccttggagagaattcaaaaaatcaggatccctctagaaaattctctctgtcgccaaggtttccaacttccgtcgccaaatttggcgacaaaaattagttgcctaaaacatcgccaatgagccaatatctcgccaatttggcgacttgctattgaaatacaatgggatacatataacattcattatcataagacaaattgcaccaatttacagaattcgtaacaatatttatttatttacattaatattcaagtatactttagtatagacaatattttttgtagcaaaaacaaacacatttcttggctgtccgactcgtaATTATCCAATATACAACTGGCCATatgaaaaacattgattttctaGGTTCAGAGCAAAaagttttcaaagttttatcgccatcggatgaaCGATAAGCGcgtaaggtacgaacaaacaagaATTCGGTCGTTATGTGAATCTATCGCCATGCTATTTGCTCTTTAAAAGAGGTTTGGCTGTCATTACATGCACTTTAATGAACGAAGAAAGAATGTTTCGCAATTCAACaacaaaacacaaaatataataattccctCAAAAATGCCACATTTCCTGAAGACTGTAAATTATGAGGCAAACGAAATATAATGGTACAGTAAGATTTTAAGATAAAGTATGCTAAAAAGATCAACAGTTATTTCCTGCATAACAACATATATCACAGAAGTAATGGAATTCCTCATCATGACATCTTATGCATGGATTAGGAActcttataaaattatgaaataaaatttttaaaaaattttttgtattctCACATCCACTTGGGGCCGTGGTAAGgtctcaggttcgagactcgattccaccgaagagtcgtcgtgtaagtgggtctggtgcacgctaaatccgacTGGGTCAAACGTGTCCCACCATTGTTGTGATGTGGAAACATGGAGAGGATGGTGCCGTCCTTATCATCTGACTGCGGcttaaaatgacgaggtccatcccgaaatagccctagtgttgctttaaaacgaggcattaatataactaaattaaaccacAAACTCACGCATACGCTGAAGAAAATTCAgagaagaaattaatataaattataattaataactttaaatatttcaagaattcgaAATTCTAGTCAGAAATATCGTGGCATTCCAAGCCTTTGTCTATCTTTATATTACTACTCCAAAAAATTTAAACCTGAGATTTAGatgtttcagatctccttgagttcgGAAAATACGTTTGGCATTGTCTGCttgtgaacatgataaatcaaCAACATTTCGAAGCTAAAGAGCTCAAATGAAACGTATGGAATATCAAATGATgcacaaaatccattcagaggagaGTCTGTTTTGCTTTTCAGTGAATTCGAtgattacaaaacgcaaagagttgGGTAGATAAAATGTGGTGCACAGATGTAGCATCTAGAGCAtagacacatatcaaatttttaagcattttcgaCAAACTGTTGACCGTTAATAAGTCTGTACTTTCGCGTGGGTATAAACGAATGATCTTAACGGATGGAATTCGATATATTTTCTTGTGCCTATAGAGCTTGTTTATTACGACGAACAGCTTGTTCTCATCCTGGTTAAtattattcaaacataaaataatagttCGATCACAAAGTAGCTTTTTgatcaaatcggagaataagtCACCAAAAACCGCTAACAGGCCTATTGGCTACTCCAGGGCTGATCCAGAAATCCTTTCTTTCTCCAGAAATCTGTTTCTTTTTCAGATAGACCTTAACACAGAAACTCGGATCACACAGAGCTTCTCAAAATATCAGGAACAACTTTTCCGCACTCCGAATTCTAATTCGAAGCCTTTCTGTTcttttatctggaaaaaaaataccgctttttattttcatcagcTATTTGTCCCCGgttttctcattggtgaacttgagttccctATCACCCAACAGCTGCTCAGAAACGCTTCCTTAATGGTCTCAACTCGACCGAAGCAGTGTCTGTTAATAAAACATCTTGGTGGCCGATTGCCTTTTGAGCACATGTGAATTACAATAAATTCGCAGCTAACGCCGGCTGAAAGGCACCTGGCTCTGACACTTAATGACAATGGTTGCTGATCATTTATCGGTTTGATGATTTGAGGAGTCtcttcataaaggaaaaaaatctggCTGTTTTGACGTTCCtctcccttgaagacatgatggatctatttgaaagGACGGGATACATAGCTGTGTTCCCACACCTGGATAATAACAAATAACCAGACACAATGACTTTCCTAGTGAAAAGAATCCACATCAGGAGGCCCGTTTACACTTAACTATGTGTTGGTAAACGGGAGACGTTACATCTGGTCTGAATGCTTTTAAACGTGTGAAGGAAAAGGGGAAACATTACAAGCCCgttacattctaatttttttcagcaaaattcatACCATAAATGTCCTTAACTGTATTATGtgtaaaaatgcagaaaaattgcGAAATATTACACTTTTAAAGCCATTTTCTGTTTCGGAATATTACTTCCGGTTTGGTTTTGCTTTAgataaagtatattataattcttattacGTTTTCTAATATACTTAGGGAAAAATGGTAagtgattttacaaaaaagaaaagtgtgatttacacacacgcacgcacgcacacacacacacacacactggtTTTAATAGCTAAATATCTTTAATAGCTCAATTCCAGTTGCTGCCTTgatagaattttatgtttttaaactttaCCATTTCCATTAAACTTTACCATTTCCATTAAACTTTaccattaaattacattatttctgCTCTGATTTAGAAAATCGGCTtg
It encodes:
- the LOC129957356 gene encoding scaffold attachment factor B1-like, which produces MADLHRESLSKLTVAALKDELSARNLPTSGLKDDLIERLREALEREQSCGGISDNVGETNEQSKKAAEEKQKEESALEDKLTQLLSFMTEMKAGQVEMKTEMKAGQVEMKAGQAEMKSEMKEINNAVKVANAKVEEFEGRLEEMEKKFEKLKQEMEVQVTEESRESYETPQEFGLAAANQSQNARYMPVVNRPCMKLLPYDGQTS